One Camelus ferus isolate YT-003-E chromosome 21, BCGSAC_Cfer_1.0, whole genome shotgun sequence genomic region harbors:
- the ANKRD11 gene encoding ankyrin repeat domain-containing protein 11 isoform X4 — MESRRTRTQMPPAQSTPWYCKAGSLLEAPWHEMEAPRSKKKEKQGPERKRIKKEPVTRKAGLLFGMGLSGIRAGYPLSERQQVALLMQMTAEESANSPVDTTPKHPSQSTVCPKGTPNSASKTKDKVNKRNERGETRLHRAAIRGDARRIKELISEGADVNVKDFAGWTALHEACNRGYYDVAKQLLAAGAEVNTKGLDDDTPLHDAANNGHYKVVKLLLRYGGNPQQSNRKGETPLKVASSPTMVNLLLGKGTYTSSEESSAESSEEEDAPSFAPSSSADGNNTDSEFEKGLKHKAKNPEPQKTATPVKDEYEFDEDDEQDRVPPVDDKHLLKKEYRKEAKAGSLVSIPKMEVRTHSKGGAVAPKKASHRILSDTSDEEDVAVTVGGGEKLRLSAHAVLPGSKAREPSSSKQQKEKNKVKKKRKKEIKGKEVRFGKRSDKFCSSESESESSESGEEGGDSAGSPGCLKESPLVLKDPSLFSSLSASSTSSHGSSAAQKHNPSHTDPHAKHWRTDNWKTISSPAWSEVSSLSDSTRTRLSSESDCSSEGSSLESLKPARKRQEHRRRGGLQGALPDRKNSFHPGVDGAVPKLDKEGKVVKKHKTKHKHRNKEKGLGTAGQELKLKSLAYEYEDPKARPDSDGPVEGRLKAPRHDRDHLKREERLGKAKAEEKEWLFRDEAMKASREEKSLKRARDAGRDAGRGCREEKDRSGRAEKERLLKEKSPKEERLRLCREERKKRPKDRPPKPDKRSDFREDRASKEKPFREDRERPKKEKVYREDPAVEEYCNKSQLLESEDTKFSLSDDQQDRWFSDLSDSSFDFRGEDSWDSPVTDYRDMKGESVARLILETVREDGKEKRREGRARDKRGDRKKDRDPLERGSERRREHPEKQKGGPGHLAEKDRRRRESAEGARERKEPSEASKERKDCRAKPEEEPKEHSGEGDFGKSLEPWERQHLAREKEKKCKLEKHKEKCSDKDRGEKPAPERGPRDKECEKCFREKRDARERHKEAHGRDRERKASLDAGKDRREKGFPGAAAEDSCDKKEDKKGKEKSWYIADIFTDESEDEDGPPEREAGLRKHAEKPKDRDGRERRRERGAAEGVKDRKEKGLEKHREKKEREPPEKHRDRRERGPADAAQDRRGRQRPPDKAERRPPAEDKAKSRHRERPEREQGRDRRPSKGADAEKSLLERLEEEALQEFREDSNDKASEVSSDSFTDRGPDPGLGALLDASFPEPPEERARERERHRHSSSSSKKSHERERARRDKPDRKERGDGGQYERDFLDSDAYGASYGSKADTEDDVDKAVELLSAEKKEKNDSERDAAKKVEKELRPFGASAASLLKEKRRREKHRERWRDGLPRHHREEPKPAARDRDRPRDEGAKLGETKLKEKFKENPEREKGDPVRTSNGGDRPPASRDPGRKDARPREKLLGDGDLMMTSFERMLSQKDLEVEERHRRHKERMRQMEKLRHRPADPKLKDKLRPAEDARRKGLDVPPKKPLCPDPALKDRKLKEPAPAAPAAENKPHPGPAVDPRDWLAGPHMKEVLPASPRPDHSRPTGVPTPASVVSCPSYEEAMHTPRTPSCSADDYSDLMFECADSQPVSSTSASACSPSFFDRFSMAASSVSETPGQTPTRPLCTSLYRSVSVDIRRAPEEEFSVGDKLFRQQSVPAASSYNSPGQHLEDKAPGPPGPAEKFSCLSPGYYSPDYGLLSPKADTLHCPPAAVVNVTPSPEGAFSGLQAKSPSSRRDELLAPSMEGALPPDLSIPLDATEDQQATAAIIPPEPSFLEPLDEGPFSTVITEEPVEWAHPAAAEQGLTSGLIGSAPDNPVSWPVGSDLLLKSPQRFPESPPSEPPYPVSPVSYPLPVTEPGLEVKDDTGAAVPASISASEEPPPFAPTSRLEPFFSNCKSLPEASPDGPPESACTTSGAQVEVLGPLESNFLESGHSLSALGQVEPAPWPGAFPASEDDLDLGPFSLPELPLQTKDVSDVETEPVEESPLVPPENTPAGAPPCLPGGDAAAPAAEEQLVLPPDPAAAHLPTEPEPGSLEEPKPDVLLEAAVEAGALQGRAPEDPDLSSEPMPAPSEPRPLGSRDEAEGHDPLATPHGMADAPEDGSAQTHVADGAGPQDSVGLERSPGSVQPEAAEPEPKATAEAPKAPRVEEVPQRMTRTRAQMLASQSKQSSPPAEKEPAPAPRAKGRASEEDDPQAQHPRKRRFQRSSQPLTQQMHTSTRQTREVIQQTLAAIVDAIKLDAIEPYHSDRANPYFEYLQIRKKIEEKRKILCYISPQAPQCYAEYVTYTGSYLLDGKPLSKLHIPVIAPPPSLAEPLKELFRQQEAVRGKLRLQHSIEREKLIVSCEQEILRVHCRAARTIANQAVPFSACTMLLDSEVYNMPLESQGDENKSVRDRFNARQFISWLQDVDDKYERMKVCGEQLLSPAGGQASVGPHLEPSSKTCLLMRQQHEAAALNAVQRMEWQLKVQELDPAGHKSLCVNEVPSFYVPMVDVNDDFVLLPA, encoded by the exons ATGGAGAGCAGAAGGACTCGGACACAG ATGCCTCCAGCTCAGTCCACGCCGTGGTACTGCAAGGCTGGTTCGCTCCTCGAAGCGCCATGGCATGAAATGGAGGCTCCTAGAAGCAAGAAGAAAG AGAAGCAGGGTCCCGAGCGGAAGAGGATTAAGAAAGAGCCCGTCACCCGCAAGGCTGGGCTGCTGTTCGGCATGGGGCTGTCTGGGATCCGCGCTGGCTACCCGCTCTCCGAGCGCCAGCAGGTGGCGCTCCTCATGCAGATGACGGCTGAGGAGTCAGCCAACAGCCCAG TAGACACCACACCAAAGCACCCCTCCCAGTCAACCGTGTGTCCAAAGGGGACGCCCAACTCTGCCtccaaaaccaaagataaagtGAACAAGAGGAACGAGCGTGGAGAGACACGCCTGCACCGGGCGGCCATTCGGGGGGACGCGCGGCGCATCAAGGAGCTCATCAGCGAGGGTGCGGACGTCAACGTCAAGGACTTTGCGG GCTGGACTGCGCTGCACGAGGCCTGTAACCGGGGCTACTACGACGTGGCGAAGCAGCTGCTGGCTGCGGGCGCGGAGGTGAACACCAAGGGCCTGGACGATGACACGCCCTTGCACGACGCGGCCAACAACGGGCACTACAAG GTGGTGAAGCTGCTGCTCCGGTACGGGGGGAACCCTCAGCAGAGCAACAGGAAAGGCGAGACGCCGCTGAAGGTCGCCAGCTCCCCAACCATGGTGAACCTGCTGCTGGGCAAGGGCACCTACACGTCCAGCGAGGAGAGCTCGGCCG AGAGCTCCGAGGAGGAGGATGCCCCGTCCTTCGCACCTTCTAGCTCCGCCGACGGCAACAACACGGACTCCGAGTTCGAGAAGGGCCTCAAGCACAAGGCTAAGAACCCGGAGCCCCAGAAGACGGCGACCCCCGTGAAGGACGAGTACGAGTTTGACGAGGACGACGAGCAGGACCGGGTCCCCCCCGTGGACGACAAGCACCTGCTGAAGAAGGAGTACCGCAAGGAGGCCAAGGCCGGCAGCCTTGTCTCCATCCCCAAGATGGAGGTGAGGACGCACAGCAAGGGTGGCGCCGTCGCGCCCAAGAAGGCTTCTCACCGCATCCTGTCGGACACATCGGACGAGGAGGACGTTGCCGTCACCGTGGGCGGCGGGGAGAAGCTGCGGCTCTCAGCTCATGCGGTCCTGCCCGGCAGCAAGGCGCGGGAGCCTTCCAGCTCcaaacagcagaaggaaaaaaataaagtgaaaaagaagcgaaagaaagaaataaaaggcaaagaagtGCGGTTTGGGAAGAGGAGCGACAAGTTCTGCTCGTCCGAGTCAGAGAGCGAGTCCTCGGAGAGTGGCGAGGAGGGCGGGGACTCGGCGGGGAGCCCCGGCTGCCTCAAGGAGTCCCCGCTGGTGCTGAAGGACCCCTCCCTGTTCAGCTCCCTGTCCGCCTCCTCCACCTCGTCCCACGGCAGCTCCGCCGCCCAGAAGCATAACCCCAGCCACACGGACCCCCATGCCAAGCACTGGCGGACGGACAATTGGAAAACCATCTCTTCTCCCGCCTGGTCCGAGGTCAGCTCCTTGTCAGACTCCACGAGGACGAGACTGAGCAGCGAGTCTGACTGCTCCTCCGAGGGCTCCAGCTTGGAGTCGCTGAAGCCGGCCCGGAAGCGGCAGGagcacaggaggaggggaggcctACAGGGCGCTCTGCCCGACAGGAAGAACTCCTTCCACCCCGGCGTGGACGGCGCTGTCCCCAAGCTGGACAAGGAAGGCAAAGTCGTCAAGAAACACaagacaaaacacaaacacagaaacaagGAGAAGGGGCTGGGCACAGCTGGCCAGGAGCTGAAGCTGAAGAGCCTCGCGTACGAGTACGAGGACCCCAAGGCAAGGCCGGACAGCGACGGGCCTGTGGAGGGCAGGCTGAAGGCGCCACGGCACGACCGCGACCACctcaagagagaggagaggctcGGCAAGGCGAAGGCGGAGGAGAAGGAGTGGCTCTTCAGAGACGAGGCGATGAAGGCCTCCAGGGAGGAGAAGTCCCTCAAGAGAGCCCGCGATGCGGGCAGGGACGCGGGCAGGGGCTGCCGGGAGGAGAAGGACCGCTCGGGCAGGGCTGAGAAGGAGAGGTTGCTGAAGGAGAAGTCTCCCAAGGAGGAGAGGCTGAGGCTCTGCAGGGAGGAGCGGAAGAAGAGGCCCAAGGACAGGCCCCCAAAGCCGGACAAGAGGAGTGACTTCAGAGAAGACAGAGCGTCGAAAGAGAAGCCTTtcagggaagacagagagagacccaAAAAAGAGAAGGTGTACAGGGAAGACCCTGCTGTGGAGGAGTATTGCAACAAAAGCCAGCTTCTGGAGAGTGAGGACACCAAGTTCAGCCTCTCCGATGACCAGCAGGATCGGTGGTTTTCCGACTTGTCCGATTCATCCTTCGACTTCAGAGGGGAGGACAGCTGGGACTCCCCGGTGACGGACTACAGGGACATGAAGGGCGAGTCTGTGGCCAGGCTGATCCTGGAGACGGTGCGGGAGGACGGCAAGGAGAAGAGGCGGGAGGGCCGGGCGCGGGACAAGCGGGGTGACAGGAAGAAGGATCGGGACCCCCTGGAGCGGGGATCCGAGCGGCGGCGGGAGCACCCCGAGAAGCAGAAGGGCGGGCCCGGCCACCTGGCGGAGAAGGACAGGAGGCGACGGGAGTCCGCGGAGGGCGCGCGGGAGCGGAAGGAGCCGTCTGAGGCCAGCAAGGAGCGCAAGGACTGCCGTGCCAAGCCGGAGGAGGAGCCCAAGGAGCACAGCGGCGAGGGCGACTTCGGGAAgagcctggagccctgggagaggcagcACCTGGCgcgggagaaggagaagaagtgCAAACTGGAGAAGCACAAGGAGAAGTGCAGCGACAAGGACAGGGGCGAGAAGCCCGCCCCGGAGAGGGGCCCGAGGGACAAGGAGTGCGAGAAGTGCTTCAGAGAGAAGAGGGATGCCAGGGAGAGGCACAAGGAGGCACAcggcagagacagggagaggaaggCGTCTCTGGACGCAGGGAAGGACCGGCGGGAGAAGGGCTTCCCCGGGGCTGCCGCGGAAGACTCGTGCGACAAGAAGGAGGACAAGAAGGGCAAGGAGAAGAGCTGGTACATCGCCGACATCTTCACGGATGAGAGCGAGGACGAGGACGGCCCCCCGGAGAGGGAGGCGGGGCTGCGGAAGCACGCGGAGAAGCCGAAGGACCGGGACGGCCGGGAGAGGCGGCGGGAGAGGGGGGCCGCGGAAGGCGTgaaggacaggaaggagaagggcCTGGAGAAGCACAGGGAGAAGAAGGAGCGGGAGCCGCCGGAGAAGCACAGGGACAggagggagcgtggccctgcGGACGCCGCGCAGGACAGGAGGGGCAGGCAGCGGCCTCCTGACAAGGCGGAGCGGCGGCCCCCCGCCGAGGACAAGGCCAAGAGCAGGCACCGAGAGAGGCCGGAGCGAGAGCAGGGCCGGGACAGGAGGCCGTCCAAGGGTGCCGACGCAGAGAAGAGCCTGCTGGAGCGGCTGGAGGAGGAGGCGCTGCAGGAGTTCCGGGAGGACTCCAACGACAAGGCCAGCGAGGTGTCTTCCGACAGCTTCACCGACCGTGGGCCGGACCCGGGGCTGGGCGCCCTCCTGGACGCGTCCTTCCCGGAGCCCCCGGAGGAGCGGGCCCGGGAGCGGGAGCGGCACAGGCACTCCTCGTCCTCCTCCAAGAAGAGCCACGAGCGAGAGCGGGCCCGGAGAGACAAGCCTGACCGGAAGGAGCGGGGCGACGGCGGCCAGTACGAGCGGGACTTCCTGGACTCCGACGCGTATGGCGCCTCCTACGGCTCGAAGGCCGACACGGAGGACGACGTGGATAAAGCTGTCGAGCTGCTCTCCGCcgaaaagaaggagaagaacgACTCCGAGAGAGACGCTGCCAAGAAGGTGGAGAAGGAGCTGCGGCCCTTCGGGGCGAGTGCCGCCAGCCTCCTGAAGGAGAAGCGGAGGCGGGAGAAGCACCGGGAGAGGTGGCGGGATGGGCTCCCCAGGCACCACCGGGAGGAGCCGAAGCCCGCCGCCCGGGACAGGGACCGGCCCCGGGACGAGGGCGCCAAACTCGGTGAGACCAAGCTGAAGGAGAAGTTCAAGGAGAACCCCGAGAGGGAGAAGGGCGACCCCGTGAGGACCAGCAACGGCGGCGACAGGCCCCCCGCCTCCAGGGACCCGGGCAGGAAGGATGCCAGGCCCCGGGAGAAGCTGCTGGGGGATGGCGACCTGATGATGACCAGCTTCGAGAGGATGCTGTCCCAGAAGGACCTGGAGGTGGAGGAGCGGCACAGGAGGCACAAGGAGCGGATGCGGCAGATGGAGAAGCTGCGGCACAGGCCCGCGGACCCCAAGCTCAAGGACAAGCTGCGGCCGGCTGAGGACGCGCGCAGGAAGGGTCTGGACGTCCCGCCCAAGAAGCCGCTGTGTCCGGACCCTGCCCTGAAGGACAGAAAGCTCAAGGAGCCGGCTCCTGCCGCGCCCGCCGCCGAGAACAAGCCGCACCCGGGCCCGGCCGTGGACCCCCGAGACTGGCTGGCGGGACCCCACATGAAGGAGGTCCTGCCCGCTTCTCCCCGGCCCGACCACAGCCGGCCCACCGGGGTCCCCACGCCCGCCTCGGTGGTGTCCTGCCCCAGCTACGAGGAGGCCATGCACACGCCCCGGACCCCGTCCTGCAGCGCCGACGACTACTCCGACCTCATGTTCGAGTGCGCGGACTCCCAGCCCGTCTCCAGCACGTCCGCCAGCGCCTGCTCGCCCTCCTTCTTTGACAGGTTCTCCATGGCTGCGAGCAGCGTGTCGGAAACCCCAGGCCAGACGCCCACGAGGCCGCTGTGCACAAGCCTCTACCGCTCAGTGTCCGTGGACATCAGGAGGGCCCCCGAGGAGGAATTCAGCGTCGGGGACAAGCTGTTCCGACAGCAGAGTGTCCCCGCCGCATCCAGCTACAACTCCCCGGGGCAGCACCTGGAAGACAAGGCCCCGGGCCCCCCAGGGCCCGCCGAGAAATTCAGCTGCCTGTCCCCTGGGTATTATTCCCCTGACTAcggcctcctctcccccaaagcAGATACCCTGCACTGTCCCCCTGCAGCTGTGGTCAACgtcaccccctccccagagggcGCCTTCTCTGGTTTACAAGCAAAGTCCCCCTCTTCGCGCAGGGATGAGCTTTTGGCCCCGTCCATGGAGGGGGCCCTCCCCCCGGACCTCAGCATTCCCCTGGACGCCACGGAGGACCAGCAGGCCACTGCGGCCATCATCCCCCCGGAGCCCAGCTTCTTGGAGCCCCTGGACGAGGGCCCCTTCAGCACGGTCATCACGGAGGAGCCAGTTGAGTGGGCACACCCTGCTGCCGCGGAGCAGGGCCTCACCTCTGGCCTCATCGGGAGCGCCCCCGACAACCCCGTCAGCTGGCCCGTGGGGTCAGACCTTCTGCTGAAGTCTCCACAGAGATTTCCTGAGTCCCCACCCTCGGAGCCCCCTTACCCAGTGTCCCCCGTCTCCTACCCACTGCCGGTCACTGAGCCAGGACTCGAAGTCAAAGACGACACGGGGGCGGCAGTCCCGGCCTCCATCTCTGCTTCGGAGGAGCCACCCCCTTTCGCCCCCACCTCCAGGTTGGAACCTTTCTTTAGTAACTGCAAGTCCCTTCCGGAAGCGTCCCCCGATGGTCCCCCCGAGTCCGCGTGTACGACCAGCGGGGCTCAGGTGGAGGTGCTGGGCCCCCTGGAGAGTAACTTCCTGGAGAGCGGTCACAGCCTCTCTGCCCTCGGCCAGGTGGAGCCGGCGCCCTGGCCTGGTGCCTTCCCTGCCTCCGAGGACGACCTCGACCTGGGGCCTTTCTCACTGCCAGAGCTTCCCCTCCAGACTAAGGATGTTTCTGATGTTGAAACAGAGCCTGTAGAAGAGAGTCCTCTTGTTCCTCCAGAAAACACCCCTGCAGGGGCACCCCCATGCCTCCCCGGCGGGGATGCTGCTGCGCCAGCCGCTGAGGAACAGCTCGTGCTGCCTCCTGACCCGGCAGCTGCCCATCTCCCCACAGAGCCCGAACCGGGGTCCCTGGAGGAGCCAAAGCCGGACGTCCTGCTGGAGGCTGCAGTGGAGGCAGGTGCATTGCAGGGGAGGGCCCCCGAGGACCCCGACCTGAGCTCAGAGCCCATGCCGGCCCCCTCGGAACCACGTCCACTGGGGAGCAGAGATGAGGCCGAGGGCCACGACCCCTTAGCCACCCCCCATGGCATGGCCGACGCCCCTGAGGATGGCTCTGCACAGACGCACGTGGCCGACGGGGCTGGCCCCCAGGACAGTGTGGGGCTTGAGAGGTCTCCGGGTAGCGTCCAGCCTGAAGCTGCAGAACCCGAACCTAAAGCCACAGCCGAAGCCCCAAAGGCACCCAGAGTGGAGGAGGTCCCTCAGCGCATGACCCGGACCCGGGCCCAGATGCTGGCCAGCCAGAGCAAGCAGAGCTCACCGCCCGCCGAGAAGGAGCCGGCACCTGCACCCAGGGCCAAGGGCCGCGCCTCCGAGGAGGACGACCCCCAGGCCCAGCACCCACGCAAACGCCGCTTCCAGCGCTCCAGCCAGCCGCTGACACAGCAGATGCACACATCCACGCGGCAGACGCGGGAGGTCATCCAGCAGACACTGGCCGCCATCGTGGATGCCATCAAGCTGGACGCCATCGAGCCGTACCACAGCGACAGGGCCAACCCGTACTTCGAGTACCTGCAGATCCGAAAGAAGATCGAGGAGAAGCGCAAGATTCTCTGCTACATCAGCCCGCAGGCGCCCCAGTGCTACGCCGAGTACGTCACCTACACCGGCTCCTACCTCCTGGATGGCAAGCCGCTCAGCAAGCTGCACATCCCTGTG